CAGCCCTGTCTCTCATATAAGATTACTCTGGTGACTTACTGCTGActagaaaaaaccaaaaccaaacccaccactattttaatatataaatagttaaatatttaatccttcagAACTCAGGACGTTTTCCTGGTTGCTGTTTTATTCCCTAACCTTGACGTTGGTGACTTCAACTCTACTGGGCAGTGAGGAAAAGACTAGATGAAACATCAAGGCACAGCCTAATCCCACCTTCAAATGTTACAGCAGAGAAATACCAAAACTGTGTGGTTATTTGCTACATactggaaactttttttccactattgAACATTTATAGCTTCGTGCCCTCCACTCAAGATCCTATTCAGCCTTTAACCATATACGTGTTTTTTACAATTGATTAGAACTTTGAaatttccctcctgctttctttaaaaaccattcTGATGATTCTAATTCTACACAGGTATTAGAACAGCAGTACTGGAGTCTGAGGAACATACCTGCCCAACGTGTCAGCAGAGGTTTCTCCTGAGGCTCCAGTTGCCAACAAGTGCTCACCCCAGGTGACGTGATGACTTTTACATAAACTGCTTGTGAGAAAAATCTatctgtgaaaagctgaaagggaaggGTTTACATCTCCTTACACAAGGCTACACTGAATAAGGCCAAAGCAAATGATTGGGAAAGTCATTGCTGTTGTCATTTTATgacaattttgaattttttcagtttagtcaTCTGAAAtggccaagctgctttctctcagctggaGACAACGGTGTCTTagttttatctatttatctatttcTCGCTCTATGGACTCCAGCTGGGCAGTGATGTAGAGGGTGTCACTGCATCTCCCCGAGGCTGTCCTGCCATGGCTGATACGACACCCTCTGGATCCTTGCAGCCTGATGTCCCCTGAGGGTCACTTAGTGCCAAGAGCTGAAAAGATGCAATCAGTGGGTTCCCCCCGGGGGTTTTAATTCCCCCCTCTCACCTTGGGGTGACtgacagctgcatttccttgtgCTCAGTGTGAAAACCTCTGCCAGGTCCTTGTGCTGTTGGtgtctgagctcccagctgtgaaCTCTTTTAACCCAGAGCCAAGGTGaatgtttcagcagaaattccaCCAAAGCAGATCAGGCTCTTCTTGCCCCCCCTTTCCTTAACCACTTGGGGATCAGTTGGCAGCAATCACTCAGTTGctgaagctttgctgctcttcctggagAGCCTGCCAGAGCCTGTCATCTGCTCCAGGTTCTACAGAAGATGTCTGGAGAGTGCCTGCAGCTACAGACTGAGCAGCCAGGTAAAACTCCTCTGATTttagagggaaaggagacaaactGCTTTATGTGAGACCAGCAAAGTGGTTTTGCTCTCAGAAACTGAATTATCTGGTAATAAATAAAGGATCTTGACTGCTTTGGGCTACTCAGAGCAGTTGTTTGCAAACTGGGTGATGCTggaagcagatgaagctgctgaggCATTGCCACATCTTCAAGATAAAtattgtgggtttgtttttttttttccccacctcctcagATCATCTCTAAACTGCCCAGGTgccacaaaaatgtgtttgagtATCTGATGGCATTTCTACAGGAACTGCTgagaaaatcagggaaaaaccACTTGGATGCGCATATCCTTGGTAAGGCCACAACTCCAactgccctgctcagaggggatttgcagcatttctcacaAAACCCCTTTCTCCAAAGtcccctgggcaggctgagcGAGCCCTCAAGTGTCACCTTGCCTGGGGTTGGGGGATTTTACCTGTgacccctgcagctgctggctctgtctcattctctctggctttttctctgaaatgcaggcaGCATTTTTGGGGAGCTGTTGCTTCGCCCTCCTCCTGGACGTCCTGCACCTGACAcagctgagaagaagaaagctcagcagtTCATCTGTCAGTTTCTCCTGAGAGAAAACGATCTGCTCTGGATTTCAGATGCAGCTGATCTGATTTTTAGCTATCAAAtcgctgtaaaaaaaatattttttttatacactgGCTTTTTCAAAACGTTATCACAGGATTTTATACTTTCCTGGCAGTTTGAAAGCTGTCACTGTTTAAGCTGTAAAGTGTATAAAATTTCTAAGTAAGCTGCACACAGacaagcagaaatagaaaagctgATACTTAGGAGTGAGGACAGACCATTCCCCATATCCTgcccccatggcctctcctcctttcccaccttTTCCACCGAGCAGAGACCCCCGAGCCggcctggagaaggagaggagggaaggcaTCCCCCCACCACACGGCCCCAGCTGCtagagacaggtgagtgaggggcctccggctgctttgctgtgatcctgatccctgccagtcccctctttgggtgcccctgcccagggctggctctgccctcGGGAGCTGGCACGCGGCTGGGTGCCGGGTAGGGCCCTTCAGTTTCTCCTGCCAACACCttcagctcaccctcctcctcccttgttTTTTTAGATTCCCAgtctgcttccagcagacatcAGGATCCTCtaccagctgaggaggaggatggccAGGAGAGCTTTGTGGATGCCCTGGAGGACATCGAAGAGGTACCCAGAGActgccacctgccttgtgcccgctccagctgaaggagaaggtcCCAAACCCAACGTTTGCTTTGTGTGATGGGGACTAAAAAAGTGAGACTGCTCCAGTTGCATTTGGGTTATTTGGGGGGGACGTGTTTTTGAAAGGGGCTTTAGCACACAGAGCAAGCAGGTGTGATCCTTTGTCATCCTGGAAGCTGTGCAGAAGCAAGGGGGTTACGCTGGGGATCTTGCTGCTTAATGATTAAACCACGGGAGAGGGATTGGTGCTTGGCCAGGTGGCCCTGGCTGATGATGTTCCCTGGCATTGGTTCCTAGTTCTATTTTGCAGAGGTGAAGTACATGCAGCTGCAGGTGGGGAGGTTCACAATCTGCAATGGAGAAGTGGCCTGCCAGTTTGAATTTATCAACAAACCAGATGAGAAAGCCTACTCCAAGAAGTGGCTGGCTGCTAATCCCAGCAAGGGCTTTCTGCACCCAGGTGAGCTCCTTGTTGTTCCTCTCATTAATCAGCTCATGTTGTCACCTTAATTCTGGCTTAATTTTGACCCTGTTATGCCTCAGAATGCAGGCTTATTGATTTCATACCTTTTGCCCCCAAGTATGGATTTTATCATCTCCCTGCAGGTGCTGAGAAGACAGTGATGTTGGAGGTGTTTGTTAATAAATCAACAGCTACACACTTAaactctggagaggaaaaacttgAAGATATCTTGGTCCTGCATCTTCAGAGGGggaaggattattttatttctgtaacgGGGAACTACTTGCCAAGTTGCTTTGGGGCTCCTCTCCACACCCTGTGCCACATGAGGGAACCTATCCAGGACATGTCAGCAGAATCTATTCAGAAACTCTATTCAGAGTTAAGGGCAAGAATTCCCTTCCAAACCCACAAGAATGATCCAAACTAGATGTTAAATCCTGTTGCTTGCTAAAGAACCTTTTGcactgccctgctctctcctctgAGGATGCTGGTACAGCTTGTGCATgtgttgtttcttctctctggagTGTTGGTGCCCAAGTGCCTGTTGTGCTAGTCTGGTGTAAAGGCTGCTGAGtgaagctgcagtttctgaCCAAGGAGGAATTCTCAGGTAAAAGCTCTGTGAAGCATTTTTGCCAGAACTTGGATagctaccttttctttttcccccctcactcTCAGCCCCTGGTGCCACTGGAGATCAGTGATGATGCCATCGAAGCTGAAAAGCCCATGGACATTCCAAAGGAGCTGTGGATGATGGTGGATCATCTCTACAGGAATGCTTCCCAGCAGGTTGGCAGTCTTCGTGCTGGAGACACAGGATGGGACTTTTTTTGTCTTAGCTTTAGATTTGAGGATGCTCCTGGTCATGAGAATTTCTGTGGATGTTTGGGCAGTGGTAGAGGGGAGCCCCAGGGTGTTCTGTTCCCTGACGGTGCCTCTTGCTGGGAGTTTCCAGACAGCTGACAGTGACACTGCTCAGTAATTTATCCAACTAACTTTTCGTTTCCTGGAGAATGAGTTAAGTGTGTGCTTTGCAGGAGTACCTGTTCCAGCAGCCAGGCCTCAAGTCTGAATTTGAGCAAATCCGGGACTGTTTGGACAAAGGAATCCACGACAGCCTCTGTATCCTTGCAGCCTGATGTCTTTACAGCCTCTGCAAGGTGACTGATGAGGGCCATAAGGAGGCCGGGGAAGAACGCTTTCAGGCTCCCCTGACAGTGGGGCCACTGGCTGAGCCTGCACACGAACTGGGGTGCCTGCAGAGAAGacacaggggcagctctcagtgcaCTGCTTCAGGGTGACCCCACAAGCCCCTGTGCGCCAGCACCCAACTCTGGCACCCAACTCTGGCTCTTGCCCtaggtttccagctgcagtgcagggcagggggtgcaggcagtggggaagcagagtgctgcccagaatgctgcagggctcctgttTGTGCCTGGGGGGCCCCAGCAGCTGCGGGGTGGtagggctgggggcagcggaggcctcatcctgccaaggagaggctgtgctgggctgcagagcccagaaggcctcccagcagagcccaggggagtaaagagggcagcagccctgcccaagtgctgcccgcggggctgggctggagggcagctgtccttgcccctTGCCGCATGCCcctctgcaggctcagctcccacagcagccttacgTCATCAAAGAGGGTGGGGagcttctctgccagcagcacagcgaTGGGGCTGGCCTCCACATTCAACATGGGACCAGCCATGATCTCTCTTAGGAGGAGCGGGCCCTGCTGCCTGACTTCTGCAAAGTTGTCCTGCATCTTCCAGATGCTTCTGaagctgtccctctgccccaggaagCCACCAGCTGGGAGCCTCCAGTCCCcggagcagggacagagggctctgctgtcagtccctctgccctccagcccttcctgctggggcagtgctcagcacccctgggtgtccacaggcagggcttccCCCCGGacgggctgtgtcagcccccaggccctGAGCTGGCATGGGGAACCAGGAGCTGGACAGTGCCGGGCTCCTGCAGCTTCGCTCATCTCTCACGGCTGtcattctttcagctgctgggctgccaggacatTGCAAAGACTTCGAGTGACCTGGGCTGCCTGCGGTCATGTCTGAAGTGTGGCAGTCACAGTGTCCGTCTGCTGGCACTCAGGGCCTTGGTGGAGCTGTGGGCACATCCACAGATGGGGAGTGAGGCGGAGTCAGGCGGAGCTGcgttggcagcctggggctggggcatgGGGGTAACGTGGTGCTTTGGTCCTGGCTGTTAACTCTTCTGCTAAATGCTACCTGCCAGGAAGTGGTTATTTTTCCCAACGctgcttcctctctttctctttataGTCCTAGTGACCAACtgtcagcaagtgcagctcaggagaaggcagaagcagatgATGCAGGTGATGCAGACGACATCATTGTCCTCAGCACTCCCCAGTGGGAAGAAGCTTCTGGCCCTACGTtggatgcagctgctgtggacagaggagGCAGGATTTTGAAGTCTGGAGGAGCTCAGGAGGAAAAGGACCCAGGCCTTTTCTTGAGGTGGTTTGtattgtcagcactgactgtgtTTCCTGTTGACTTCAGCACAGGCATCAGgtggagcagcacaagaagtTTTGTGAATGTGCTGATTCGTTACTCGTTGGCGATGCTTCTTGTCAAGCTGTGAGGGCAGCTGTGACTCCATGTCCACTAGCAGGGTTGTTGTATTACCTTGTCCTCCAGACAAAACATTCAATTGCCTTGTGATCAAACACCTAGCTCCTTCTATGAGGTTTTAAAATCCCGTCTATGGTTTGGAGGCCACAGAGCCCTAAAGGAATCTTAGGAAACCAGTATATTTAGATAATGCAATGTTGTCTTCTGCTTTACCTGTGAGAGCCTACAGTGGgaggttttattctttctgggttcttcagttctgttttatcAGAACTGTGTGGTAAGTGGTCAGCAGATAGTGTCCAGGggacatttcttggcattattaCTGCAGTCTCTGTCTGGCACCATGAAGCACATGTCCTGCATCACGagagtccctttgctgtgctgcaggaacaggCTGAGTGTGAGGTTAAGCTTTTGATCTGGattctgctgtttgcttttctttcccttttctgaatAGTGTGTAACTGGATAGAGCAGCAGATGGCATAGTCTCTAGCATCATGTTACACGTAAGACTCCATGAACTAGTAAAatctctgcctgtgcctgtggTGTGTACTCATGTGTGCAATGAGTACCTTGGAGGTTCCTCTACTTCCTCTCTTGCTAGGCCGTTACCATTCTGTTAACTGGTTCCTAATCAAACGT
The nucleotide sequence above comes from Heliangelus exortis chromosome 9, bHelExo1.hap1, whole genome shotgun sequence. Encoded proteins:
- the LOC139800054 gene encoding type II inositol 1,4,5-trisphosphate 5-phosphatase-like, producing the protein MASPPFPPFPPSRDPRAGLEKERREDSQSASSRHQDPLPAEEEDGQESFVDALEDIEEFYFAEVKYMQLQVGRFTICNGEVACQFEFINKPDEKAYSKKWLAANPSKGFLHPGAEKTVMLEVFVNKSTATHLNSGEEKLEDILVLHLQRGKDYFISVTGNYLPSCFGAPLHTLCHMREPIQDMSAESIQKLSLVPLEISDDAIEAEKPMDIPKELWMMVDHLYRNASQQEYLFQQPGLKSEFEQIRDCLDKGIHDSLFGSNHSVAEALLLFLESLPEPVICSRFYRRCLESACSYRLSSQIISKLPRCHKNVFEYLMAFLQELLRKSGKNHLDAHILGSIFGELLLRPPPGRPAPDTAEEKKAQQFICQFLLRENDLLWISDAADLIFSYQIAVKKIFFLYTGFFETLSQDFILSWQFESCHCLSYSQSASSRHQDPLPAEEEDGQESFVDALEDIEEVPRDCHLPCARSS